In Salana multivorans, a single genomic region encodes these proteins:
- a CDS encoding phage tail protein encodes MTILETTETAVGVRYHVSVDGQDLGLFSSCEGLAVEVVMETREEGGNNDFVHQLPTRLRYPNIKLTRPLGKDAAKVAAWVSSVASGYQRRTCQITVFTTDGRQVASWSLQGVVPVRWTGPQLQEDSAKVLTEQLEIAHHGFTGGA; translated from the coding sequence ATGACGATCCTGGAGACGACGGAGACGGCGGTCGGCGTCCGCTACCACGTGAGCGTCGACGGCCAGGACCTCGGCCTGTTCTCCTCGTGCGAGGGGCTCGCCGTCGAGGTCGTCATGGAGACGCGCGAGGAGGGCGGGAACAACGACTTCGTCCACCAGCTCCCCACCCGGCTGCGCTACCCGAACATCAAGCTGACCCGTCCGCTCGGCAAGGACGCGGCCAAGGTCGCGGCCTGGGTGTCGTCGGTCGCGAGCGGCTACCAGCGCCGCACCTGCCAGATCACGGTGTTCACGACGGACGGCCGGCAGGTCGCGTCCTGGTCGCTGCAGGGCGTCGTCCCCGTGCGATGGACCGGCCCGCAGCTCCAGGAGGACTCGGCCAAGGTCCTGACCGAGCAGCTCGAGATCGCCCACCACGGCTTCACCGGGGGTGCGTGA
- a CDS encoding LysM peptidoglycan-binding domain-containing protein: MATPGLAGASTAASAAGSRQAAVLKLFSPPPAGSSQPGGQFDSIEFEFNPKELTMGKEADWTTNEGQRADSASPPQYKGPKASRLALELFLDDSAERRGTVVAKVEKLFACCTPKTAGSDNTSPPWVQFQWGGITSFVGYVSSVQARYTLFTPAGLPVRAVVSVTLQEFPSTPPRQNPTSGTLVPHREHVVVAGDTLQGIAYREYGDAGRWRDIAAANGVDDPARLSPGLRLLLPLRGEDEAAGDGRDGADRPAATAASRDGG; encoded by the coding sequence ATGGCCACCCCGGGGCTGGCCGGAGCCTCGACCGCCGCCTCGGCCGCTGGCTCGCGCCAGGCCGCCGTCCTCAAGCTGTTCTCGCCGCCGCCGGCCGGCTCGTCGCAGCCGGGCGGGCAGTTCGACTCGATCGAGTTCGAGTTCAACCCCAAGGAGCTCACCATGGGGAAGGAGGCGGACTGGACGACGAACGAGGGGCAGAGGGCCGACAGCGCCTCGCCGCCCCAGTACAAGGGACCGAAGGCGTCGCGGCTCGCGCTGGAGCTCTTCCTCGACGACTCGGCCGAGCGACGCGGAACGGTCGTGGCGAAGGTCGAGAAGCTGTTCGCCTGCTGCACGCCGAAGACCGCCGGCAGCGACAACACCTCCCCGCCCTGGGTGCAGTTCCAGTGGGGCGGGATCACGAGCTTCGTCGGGTACGTCAGCTCCGTCCAGGCGCGGTACACGCTGTTCACCCCGGCGGGGCTGCCGGTCCGGGCGGTCGTCTCGGTGACGCTGCAGGAGTTCCCGAGCACCCCGCCGCGCCAGAACCCGACGTCGGGGACGCTGGTGCCGCACCGCGAGCACGTCGTCGTCGCGGGCGACACGCTCCAGGGGATCGCCTACCGCGAGTACGGCGACGCGGGCCGGTGGCGGGACATCGCGGCCGCCAACGGCGTCGACGACCCGGCGCGGCTGTCGCCGGGGCTGCGGCTGCTCCTCCCGCTGCGCGGCGAGGACGAGGCGGCCGGCGACGGACGCGACGGCGCCGATCGCCCCGCGGCGACCGCCGCGTCCCGGGACGGCGGCTAG